A genomic region of uncultured Paludibaculum sp. contains the following coding sequences:
- the glgP gene encoding alpha-glucan family phosphorylase: MPFQVQPVKEFLVSPALPPAISRLGELAHNLLWSWDHTIRPLFRRLDPALWKECHRNPVLMLGRIPQELLEKAAADPRYIALYQSACRRYDEYMSAPADASRKDSMLVAYFSMEYGLLESLTIYSGGLGILSGDHLKAASDAGLNLVGIGLLYQKGYLQQYLNPDGWQTEKTPVNDFYTWPVQPALDATGNEILVDVKLPHGVCFIKVWRLKVGRVDLLLLDTNIPQNQNTQYRDITDQLYGGDNVTRIQQELVLGVGGLRALKALGLEPTVYHMNEGHSAFLALERIRLSMQEHRLSFEEALESARGNNVFTTHTPVPAGIDMFDPGLVYEYLHGYCERYGVPFDKFLSLGQGGTDEQGDRFSMAVLALKTSAYRNAVSRLHGEVSQEMFHKLWPDLPVHEVPITPITNGVHLPTWLNGDLAQLYDQYLAPDWRERYPDGSIWDQIPEIPNDELWEIRRRRKRRLINFVRERMSKRAQERRASSTEQRRLSELFDPEAFTIGFSRRFATYKRATLIFRDKERLKAILSNPQMPVQILVAGKAHPKDNPGKQFIREIVQLSRDPGFAKHVVFIEDYDIEVGRELVHGVDLWLNNPRRGEEACGTSGMKAAINGTLNLSILDGWFDEAYEVSGGWAIGDRDLYSSDMDDLHASSIYSQLENDILPLYYKGREEGVPHGWMQRVKQSLMNLSPGFNCQRMIHDYTTRFYEPAHVGCLAVRRDDFQPAREKASWYAQVERLWSQVRIDDSGEGPGACVLTGTPIQLRAQVHLAGLTPEDVRVEAVVGRVNPDGGLDDTSVITLPPLSEQSDAVLFGRDFVPHQTGRLGYTLRVSPNHCDDPLTRPCLSPVKWTRA; the protein is encoded by the coding sequence ATGCCATTCCAAGTTCAACCGGTGAAGGAGTTCCTGGTCAGCCCTGCGCTGCCGCCCGCTATCTCTCGTCTGGGAGAGCTGGCGCACAATCTGCTGTGGAGTTGGGACCACACCATCCGGCCCCTGTTTCGCCGGTTGGACCCCGCTCTCTGGAAGGAATGCCACCGCAACCCCGTTCTGATGCTGGGCCGGATTCCGCAAGAGTTGTTGGAGAAGGCAGCGGCGGACCCCCGCTACATCGCGCTCTACCAGAGTGCCTGTCGCCGCTATGACGAGTACATGTCCGCGCCGGCCGATGCGAGCCGCAAGGACTCCATGTTGGTCGCCTATTTCTCGATGGAGTATGGGCTGTTGGAGTCGTTGACGATCTACTCGGGCGGTCTGGGCATTCTATCCGGGGATCATCTGAAGGCCGCCAGCGACGCCGGCCTCAACCTGGTGGGTATTGGGCTGCTTTACCAAAAAGGATACCTGCAGCAGTATCTGAACCCCGATGGCTGGCAGACGGAAAAGACGCCGGTCAACGATTTCTACACATGGCCGGTTCAGCCGGCGCTGGACGCCACGGGGAATGAGATTCTGGTGGACGTCAAGCTGCCGCACGGCGTCTGCTTCATTAAGGTATGGCGGCTGAAGGTGGGCCGGGTGGATCTGTTGCTGCTGGACACGAACATCCCGCAGAACCAGAACACGCAGTACCGCGACATCACCGATCAGCTCTATGGCGGCGACAACGTCACGCGCATCCAGCAGGAATTGGTGCTGGGCGTGGGCGGACTGCGGGCCTTGAAGGCGCTGGGCCTGGAGCCGACCGTCTATCACATGAACGAAGGCCACTCGGCGTTCCTGGCCCTGGAGCGGATCCGGCTGTCGATGCAGGAGCACCGGCTGAGCTTCGAAGAGGCACTGGAATCGGCGCGCGGCAATAACGTATTTACCACGCACACGCCGGTGCCGGCCGGCATCGACATGTTCGATCCGGGCCTGGTGTATGAGTACCTGCACGGGTACTGCGAGCGCTACGGCGTGCCGTTCGACAAGTTCCTCAGTCTGGGACAAGGCGGCACGGACGAGCAGGGCGATCGTTTCTCGATGGCGGTGCTGGCGCTGAAGACATCCGCTTACCGCAATGCGGTGAGCCGGCTGCATGGCGAGGTCTCACAGGAGATGTTCCACAAGCTGTGGCCCGACCTGCCTGTGCACGAAGTGCCGATCACACCGATCACGAACGGCGTCCATCTGCCGACGTGGCTGAACGGCGACCTGGCCCAGCTCTACGACCAATACCTGGCTCCGGATTGGCGCGAACGCTACCCCGACGGATCGATTTGGGACCAGATCCCAGAGATTCCCAACGACGAACTCTGGGAGATCCGGCGGCGGCGGAAGCGGCGGCTGATCAACTTTGTCCGGGAGCGGATGTCGAAGCGGGCGCAGGAGCGCCGTGCCTCATCCACCGAGCAGCGGCGACTTTCCGAGTTGTTCGATCCGGAGGCCTTCACCATCGGGTTCTCGCGGCGCTTTGCCACGTACAAGCGCGCGACTCTGATCTTCCGGGACAAGGAACGTCTGAAGGCGATTCTGTCGAATCCGCAGATGCCGGTGCAAATCCTGGTGGCCGGCAAGGCGCACCCGAAGGACAATCCGGGCAAGCAGTTTATTCGCGAGATTGTGCAGCTTTCCCGCGACCCGGGGTTTGCCAAACACGTGGTTTTCATCGAGGACTACGACATCGAAGTGGGCCGGGAACTGGTGCACGGCGTCGATCTGTGGCTGAACAATCCGCGCCGCGGAGAGGAAGCCTGCGGCACCAGTGGCATGAAGGCCGCCATCAACGGCACGCTGAATCTGTCGATTCTCGATGGCTGGTTCGATGAGGCCTACGAGGTTTCCGGTGGCTGGGCCATCGGCGACCGGGACCTATACTCGTCCGACATGGACGATCTGCACGCCTCGTCCATCTATTCGCAGTTGGAGAACGACATTCTTCCGCTGTACTACAAGGGCCGCGAGGAAGGCGTGCCGCACGGTTGGATGCAGCGGGTGAAGCAATCTTTAATGAATCTGAGCCCGGGGTTCAACTGCCAGCGGATGATCCACGACTACACGACCCGCTTTTACGAGCCGGCGCATGTTGGCTGTCTCGCCGTGCGGCGCGACGATTTCCAGCCGGCCCGCGAGAAGGCGAGTTGGTACGCGCAGGTGGAGCGGCTGTGGTCGCAGGTGCGCATCGACGATTCCGGGGAAGGTCCGGGCGCATGCGTATTGACGGGTACCCCAATCCAATTGCGGGCGCAGGTCCATCTGGCCGGCCTCACTCCGGAGGATGTCCGGGTGGAGGCGGTGGTCGGGCGGGTCAATCCCGATGGGGGCCTGGACGACACCAGTGTGATCACTCTGCCGCCGCTGTCGGAACAGAGTGACGCGGTTTTGTTTGGGCGTGATTTCGTGCCGCATCAGACGGGCCGGCTCGGGTATACGTTGCGAGTCAGTCCTAATCATTGCGACGATCCGCTGACACGGCCCTGTCTTTCGCCGGTCAAGTGGACGCGGGCCTGA